One segment of Rosa chinensis cultivar Old Blush chromosome 6, RchiOBHm-V2, whole genome shotgun sequence DNA contains the following:
- the LOC112170482 gene encoding anthocyanidin 3-O-glucosyltransferase 5 has product MALAESYILNEQHVAVLASPGMGHIVPLLEFAKRLVVHHGFRVSFLNITTEASPAQTDLLHSPSLPSGLHVIDLPPADVSSLVKDEMLVVHRLGVIVEESLRCLKSVLIQLGKPKALIIDLFCTQGFDVGKQLSIPVYTFFTPSAAFCAFTLYLPTMDHEVEGEFIDLPEPVQVPGCTPVRTEDLLDQIRNRENDEYRYYFGHVRRLCEASGIFLNTWEELEPVPLKAIRENPFYQKILTPPVYPVGPLIKEHEPVTEADAECLAWLDQQPPDSVLFIVLGSGGTLTAAQLTEFAWGLELSQQRFIWVVRKPTDASASATFFNVGGDANDPKSYLPEGFVERTRGVGLVVRSWASQVAILRHRSTGGFLSHCGWNSSLESMTYGIPMIAWPLYAEQRANATILAEEVGVAVKPVKGDGKTVIGREEIERVVRLLMEGEVGKVMRSKAKKLQESAANALNSDGCSYESLARVTKQWKDLAAPI; this is encoded by the coding sequence ATGGCTCTGGCTGAATCATATATCCTGAACGAACAACATGTTGCAGTCCTCGCGAGCCCTGGAATGGGACACATAGTCCCACTTCTCGAGTTTGCGAAACGCCTCGTCGTCCACCATGGTTTCCGTGTCAGCTTTCTCAACATCACCACCGAAGCTTCCCCCGCTCAAACTGACCTCCTCCACTCGCCCTCCCTCCCCTCCGGTCTCCACGTCATCGATCTCCCTCCTGCCGACGTGTCCTCCCTCGTGAAGGACGAAATGCTGGTCGTGCACCGTCTCGGAGTCATCGTAGAGGAGAGCCTCCGGTGCCTGAAATCAGTCCTGATCCAGCTGGGAAAGCCCAAAGCCCTCATCATTGACTTGTTTTGCACACAGGGTTTCGACGTTGGCAAACAACTCTCCATTCCAGTCTACACATTCTTCACTCCCTCAGCTGCTTTTTGTGCCTTCACGCTCTACCTCCCCACCATGGACCATGAAGTGGAGGGTGAGTTCATCGACCTACCGGAACCGGTTCAGGTCCCGGGTTGCACCCCGGTTCGAACCGAAGACCTGCTGGACCAAATTCGGAACCGGGAGAATGATGAGTACAGATACTACTTCGGTCACGTCCGCCGGTTGTGTGAGGCATCCGGTATTTTCTTAAACACATGGGAGGAGCTCGAACCAGTCCCTTTGAAAGCCATTAGAGAAAACCCGTTCTATCAGAAAATACTCACTCCTCCGGTCTACCCGGTCGGACCTCTCATAAAAGAGCATGAGCCGGTGACCGAAGCTGACGCTGAATGCCTGGCCTGGCTAGACCAACAGCCTCCAGACTCAGTACTATTCATCGTACTCGGCAGCGGCGGGACTTTGACAGCGGCGCAACTCACCGAGTTTGCGTGGGGACTGGAGCTGAGTCAGCAGCGGTTCATATGGGTGGTACGTAAGCCGACCGACGCTAGTGCGTCAGCAACGTTCTTCAACGTGGGAGGGGATGCGAACGACCCCAAGTCTTATTTGCCGGAGGGTTTCGTGGAGAGGACACGTGGAGTGGGGCTAGTGGTGCGTTCGTGGGCCAGCCAAGTGGCGATTCTCCGACACAGGTCCACCGGCGGGTTTTTGTCTCACTGCGGGTGGAACTCGTCGTTGGAGAGCATGACGTATGGGATTCCGATGATTGCGTGGCCGTTATACGCCGAGCAAAGGGCAAACGCGACCATTCTAGCGGAGGAGGTTGGAGTGGCAGTTAAGCCGGTTAAGGGTGACGGAAAAACGGTTATTGGGCGGGAGGAGATTGAGAGGGTGGTGAGGTTGCTGATGGAAGGTGAAGTAGGGAAGGTGATGAGAAGCAAAGCAAAGAAGCTACAAGAGAGTGCGGCGAACGCGCTGAATAGTGATGGCTGTTCTTATGAGTCCCTTGCGAGAGTGACCAAACAATGGAAGGATCTAGCTGCGCCAATTTGA
- the LOC112171721 gene encoding UDP-glycosyltransferase 72E1 yields MNQISAMGDEQSLMSQQQKPHITVLSSPGMGHVTPLIELARRLIVDHGFQVTVLAITTDAPPAQVQLLNNPSLPSDLHVVHLPQVDVSSTDSGDGPAGVVPRLLYIVQETLRSLRSVLISLQRPLSRALIVDPFCIEALETATDLSIPTYLFLTGSASFLALTMYFPTIHAAQVGRDYSNIGDKVCIPGCKPLWLDDLVPELLIPQLLNLSNRVPVLKGVLVNTWEELEPVTLSAFKENPFFLRVPSPPTYPIGPLTKIDTEPVASTESNLLKWLEKQPPESVVYVSFGSGGTLSAEQMTELAFGLELSGKRFLWVARPPSQANASASFFETGCDDARDPASFLPDGFLDRTRELGVVTLSWAPQVAVLRHPSVAGFVTHCGWNSVLESIVHGVAMITWPLYAEQKMNATMLVDEGVAVRIKKLQVEQDGKRIAGRREIETAVRMVMEGEEGKRMRQRARELQSSAVSALSHDGLSSGCLTRLGNKWRDGGTV; encoded by the coding sequence ATGAACCAAATAAGCGCAATGGGGGATGAACAATCCCTGATGAGCCAGCAGCAAAAACCACACATTACGGTCCTATCGAGCCCAGGCATGGGTCACGTGACCCCTCTTATCGAGTTAGCGAGGCGACTCATCGTTGATCATGGGTTCCAGGTCACCGTCCTTGCCATCACCACCGACGCACCACCCGCCCAGGTTCAGCTCCTCAACAATCCCTCTCTCCCATCCGACCTCCACGTCGTCCACCTCCCTCAAGTTGACGTGTCATCTACTGATTCTGGTGACGGACCGGCCGGAGTAGTACCACGTCTCCTTTACATAGTACAAGAGACCCTTCGCTCGCTACGCTCAGTTCTAATCAGTTTACAAAGGCCATTAAGTAGAGCTCTAATCGTCGATCCCTTTTGTATCGAAGCTCTCGAAACCGCCACGGATCTTTCTATCCCCACGTACCTTTTCTTGACGGGTTCAGCTTCATTTCTGGCGTTGACCATGTACTTCCCCACCATCCATGCAGCCCAAGTTGGCCGGGACTACAGTAACATCGGAGACAAGGTTTGTATCCCTGGTTGCAAGCCCTTGTGGCTTGACGATCTTGTCCCTGAACTTTTGATCCCCCAACTGTTGAATCTATCTAATCGTGTCCCGGTGCTCAAGGGCGTTTTGGTCAACACATGGGAGGAGTTGGAGCCAGTAACGCTCAGTGCATTTAAAGAGAACCCTTTCTTTCTTCGTGTACCATCGCCTCCAACATATCCGATTGGTCCGTTAACTAAAATCGATACTGAACCGGTGGCGTCAACTGAATCAAATCTGTTGAAATGGCTGGAGAAGCAGCCGCCGGAGTCAGTTGTTTACGTGTCGTTTGGCAGCGGAGGGACTCTGTCGGCTGAGCAGATGACTGAGTTGGCCTTCGGGTTGGAACTGAGTGGGAAACGATTCCTTTGGGTGGCTCGGCCTCCTAGTCAAGCTAATGCATCCGCAAGCTTCTTCGAAACTGGCTGTGATGATGCCCGAGATCCGGCGTCGTTTCTCCCAGATGGGTTCTTGGACAGGACGCGAGAGCTGGGGGTGGTGACACTATCGTGGGCCCCACAAGTGGCGGTGCTCAGACATCCATCGGTGGCCGGGTTTGTGACTCACTGCGGATGGAACTCTGTACTGGAGAGCATTGTTCATGGCGTGGCGATGATTACTTGGCCGCTCTACGCCGAGCAGAAAATGAATGCGACAATGTTGGTGGATGAAGGGGTGGCTGTGAGGATAAAGAAGCTTCAGGTTGAGCAAGATGGGAAGAGGATTGCGGGGCGTCGTGAAATCGAGACGGCGGTGAGGATGGTTATGGAGGGTGAGGAAGGAAAGAGGATGAGGCAGAGGGCCAGAGAGCTTCAGAGCAGTGCTGTGAGTGCTTTGAGTCATGATGGGTTGTCTAGTGGATGTCTCACTCGCCTGGGAAACAAATGGCGTGACGGAGGCACGGTTTGA
- the LOC112174301 gene encoding sucrose transport protein isoform X1 produces the protein MEVERVKSPEPSSSISKIVLVASIAAGVQFGWALQLSLLTPYVQQLGVPHKWAAVVWLCGPISGLLVQPIVGYYSDRSTSRFGRRRPFIAGGAGLVAIAVFLIGYAADIGVRSGDSLQKSTKPRAVAVFVVGFWVLDVANNMLQGPCRALLADLSGSDSKKMRTANALYSFFMAVGNVLGYAAGSLNVLHKAFPFTMTKACDIYCANLKSCFFLSIFLLVLLTVLALTLVKETPFEKNAEGAGGGGLLLFGEIFGAFRQLKKPMWILLLVTCMNWVAWFGFLLFDTDWMGKEVYGGVVGKGRLYDMGVRAGSLGLMLNAIVLGAMSLAIVYFARGVDGPKRIWGVANFFLAICLLMTILVTKMAENHRHAHALVGGAEPPPPPPTGVKAGALLIFAVLGIPQAVTFSIPFAMASIFSSNSGAGQGLSLGVLNISIVVPQMFVSVISGPLDASFGGGNLPAFVLGAVAAVISGILALTVLPSPPPDQVDQTVVPAGFH, from the exons ATGGAAGTTGAGAGGGTAAAATCTCCGGAGCCGTCAAGCTCTATATCAAAGATAGTGTTGGTAGCCTCAATCGCAGCCGGAGTACAGTTCGGCTGGGCGCTTCAGCTGTCGTTGCTGACGCCCTACGTCCAGCAACTGGGGGTCCCACACAAGTGGGCCGCCGTTGTCTGGCTCTGCGGCCCTATCTCGGGGTTGCTGGTGCAACCCATCGTCGGCTACTACAGCGACCGCAGCACATCTCGTTTCGGGCGCCGCCGACCCTTCATTGCCGGCGGGGCAGGGCTTGTCGCCATAGCAGTTTTTCTGATTGGGTACGCCGCCGACATTGGCGTCCGGTCCGGCGACTCGTTGCAGAAATCCACGAAGCCAAGAGCCGTCGCTGTCTTTGTggtggggttttgggttttagaTGTGGCGAATAACATGCTGCAAGGCCCATGTAGGGCTCTATTGGCGGACCTATCCGGCTCCGACAGCAAGAAGATGAGAACAGCAAATGCGCTCTACTCGTTCTTCATGGCCGTCGGCAACGTCCTGGGGTACGCGGCTGGATCGCTAAACGTTCTTCACAAGGCTTTTCCATTCACCATGACCAAGGCATGCGACATTTACTGCGCCAACCTCAAGAGCTGCTTCTTCCTTTCAATTTTTCTGCTTGTGCTACTCACTGTCTTGGCCCTAACGTTAGTGAAGGAAACACCATTCGAGAAAAATGCCGAGGGAGCAGGAGGAGGAGGTCTGTTATTGTTCGGTGAAATTTTTGGTGCTTTTCGACAGTTGAAGAAGCCCATGTGGATCCTTCTTCTGGTAACTTGCATGAATTGGGTGGCGTGGTTCGGCTTTTTACTGTTTGATACTGACTGGATGGGCAAGGAAGTTTACGGCGGCGTCGTCGGCAAAGGACGTCTTTATGACATGGGAGTCCGGGCAGGATCGCTTGGTCTGATGCTCAACGCTATCGTTTTAGGTGCAATGTCGCTCGCAATTGTTTATTTCGCTAGAGGGGTTGATGGGCCGAAAAGGATTTGGGGAGTAGCTAACTTTTTCCTAGCCATCTGCCTCCTAATGACGATACTGGTAACCAAAATGGCCGAGAACCATAGACATGCGCACGCCCTAGTTGGAGGAGCCgagccgccgccgccgccaccgaCTGGAGTTAAAGCTGGTGCATTGCTCATATTCGCTGTGTTGGGGATCCCGCAGGCTGTCACCTTCAGCATTCCGTTTGCAATGGCGTCTATTTTCTCGAGTAACTCCGGTGCTGGCCAAG GGCTTTCCCTGGGAGTGTTGAATATATCAATTGTCGTACCACAG atgtTTGTGTCGGTTATAAGTGGACCCCTAGATGCTTCTTTCGGCGGAGGGAACTTACCGGCTTTTGTCCTCGGAGCTGTTGCAGCAGTAATTAGTGGAATCCTTGCTTTGACTGTTTTGCCATCTCCTCCGCCCGATCAAGTTGATCAAACTGTTGTACCTGCTGGATTTCATTAG
- the LOC112170035 gene encoding lysophospholipid acyltransferase LPEAT1 isoform X1 — protein sequence MESELKDLNSTPASKPSSSAKDDRPLLKPEPAPSVSAEELQELEKKCAAYVRRDAYGTMGRGELSLKEKLLLGVALVTLVPIRVVVSMTLLLFYYLICRICTLFSSPNRDEDEQEDYAHMGGWRRAVIVWCGRSLSRVMLFVLGFYWISETYRIPDPAQQSNPEGKEDSGEAGKPGAIISNHVSYLDILYHMSSSFPSFVAKRSVAELPLVGLISKCLGCVYVQRESKSSDFKGVAGVVTDRVREAHQNKSAPQIMLFPEGTTTNGDFLLPFKTGAFLAKAPVLPVILRYPYQRFSPAWDSISGVRHVIFLLCQFKNRIEVTRLPVYYPSQEEKDDPKLYANNVRKLMASEGSMTLSDIGLAEKRVYHAALNGNNSHPSVLHQKDD from the exons atggaaTCGGAGCTCAAGGACCTGAATTCCACACCGGCATCAAAGCCCTCCTCCTCCGCCAAGGACGACCGCCCGCTCCTCAAACCCGAGCCGGCCCCGTCCGTCTCCGCCGAGGAGCTCCAGGAGCTCGAGAAGAAATGCGCCGCCTACGTCCGCAGAGACGCGTACGGCACCATGGGACGCGGCGAGCTGTCGCTCAAGGAGAAGCTCCTACTCGGCGTCGCCCTCGTCACTCTGGTCCCGATACGCGTGGTGGTGAGCATGACGCTCCTCCTCTTCTATTACTTGATTTGTAGGATTTGCAcgctcttctcttctccgaatCGAGACGAGGACGAGCAAGAGGACTACGCGCACATGGGAGGCTGGAGACGCGCCGTGATTGTATGGTGCGGCCGATCCTTATCCAGAGTCATGCTCTTCGTCCTAGGGTTTTATTGGATCAGCGAAACCTATCGGATACCAGACCCTGCTCAACAATCCAACCCTGAG GGAAAAGAGGATAGTGGAGAGGCTGGCAAGCCTGGGGCTATTATATCTAACCATGTATCGTATTTGGATATCTTGTATCACATGTCTTCTTCCTTTCCGAGCTTTGTTGCCAAG AGGTCGGTGGCGGAACTTCCTCTAGTTGGCCTCATCAG CAAGTGCCTCGGTTGTGTCTATGTTCAGCGGGAGTCAAAGTCATCCGACTTCAAGGGTGTTGCAG GTGTTGTGACAGATAGAGTTCGAGAAGCACATCAGAATAAATCTGCACCACAAATTATGCTTTTCCCAG AAGGTACTACTACAAATGGAGACTTTCTTCTGCCATTCAAGACAGGAGCATTTTTGGCTAAAGCTCCGGTGCTTCCAGTGATTCTTAGATATCCTTACCAGAGATTTAGTCCTGCCTGGGACTCGATATCTGGG GTGCGACATGTGATATTTCTTCTCTGTCAATTTAAAAATCGCATAGAGGTCACAAGGTTACCTGTTTACTACCCTTCACAGGAAGAAAAGGATGACCCAAAACTCTACGCTAATAATGTCAGAAAATTGATGGCCAGTGAG GGTAGCATGACTCTGTCGGATATTGGACTTGCTGAGAAGCGGGTATATCATGCTGCGCTTAATGGTAATAATAGCCATCCTAGTGTTTTGCATCAGAAAGACGATTGA
- the LOC112171722 gene encoding sucrose transport protein — translation MTVDTMNSPTSPNSPEASSPMSKIVLVASIGAGVQFGWALQLSLLTPYVQQLGVPHKWASFVWLCGPLSGLLVQPIVGYYSDRCTSRFGRRRPFIAAGAALVAISVFLIGYSKDIGVRSGDSLDKHTKPRAVVVFVIGFWILDVANNMLQGPCRALLADISGSDTKKMRTANAMYSFFMAVGNVLGYAAGSLKNLHKVFPFTTTKACDVYCANLKSCFFISIALLLILTVLVMVSISEKTIPSNDKGEGGVMFFGQIMVAFKELKKPMWILLLVTCLNWIAWFGFLLFDTDWMGKEVYGGTIGKGSLYDMGVRAGSLGLMLNSIVLGVMSLGIIYLARGVNGAKQLWGVINFVLAICLLMTILVTKLAEKHRHACVVVGGAEPPPPPAGIKAGALLIFAVLGTPLAVTYSIPFAMASIFCSNSGGGQGLSLGVLNISIVIPQMLVSLASGPLDSAFGGGNLPVFVLGAIAAVISGILAMTVLPSPPAVRETNTVVAVGFH, via the exons ATGACCGTTGATACCATGAACTCGCCGACCTCGCCGAACTCGCCGGAGGCGTCAAGCCCGATGAGTAAGATAGTTCTGGTGGCCTCTATTGGTGCCGGGGTGCAATTCGGTTGGGCGTTGCAGCTGTCCTTGCTAACACCCTACGTGCAGCAACTGGGGGTGCCCCACAAATGGGCCTCCTTCGTCTGGCTGTGCGGGCCCCTCTCCGGTTTACTGGTGCAACCCATCGTGGGTTACTATAGCGACCGTTGCACTTCTCGTTTTGGTCGCCGCCGACCGTTCATAGCCGCGGGTGCTGCCCTTGTCGCCATCTCCGTCTTCCTCATTGGATACTCCAAGGACATCGGCGTCCGCTCCGGCGATTCCTTGGACAAACATACGAAGCCACGAGCCGTGGTTGTGTTTGTGATCGGGTTTTGGATATTGGACGTGGCCAACAACATGTTACAAGGCCCCTGTCGCGCTCTTTTGGCCGACATCTCCGGTTCCGACACGAAGAAGATGAGGACAGCCAATGCCATGTACTCATTCTTCATGGCTGTCGGAAATGTGCTTGGCTACGCCGCCGGATCGTTGAAGAATCTGCACAAGGTGTTCCCTttcaccacaaccaaagccTGTGATGTTTACTGCGCGAATCTTAAAAGCTGTTTTTTCATATCCATTGCTCTACTTCTGATACTCACCGTGTTGGTTATGGTATCCATAAGTGAGAAAACAATTCCGAGTAACGATAAAGGTGAGGGAGGAGTGATGTTTTTCGGACAAATTATGGTTGCTTTTAAAGAGTTGAAGAAGCCGATGTGGATCTTGCTTTTGGTGACTTGCTTGAACTGGATTGCATGGTTCGGCTTCTTACTATTCGACACAGATTGGATGGGGAAAGAGGTCTACGGTGGGACGATCGGGAAAGGGAGTCTTTACGACATGGGAGTTAGGGCTGGTTCACTTGGGCTCATGCTAAACTCTATCGTGTTGGGGGTTATGTCTCTTGGGATTATCTACTTGGCTCGTGGGGTTAATGGAGCTAAACAACTCTGGGGAGTGATCAATTTTGTACTAGCCATTTGCCTCCTAATGACAATATTGGTCACTAAGTTGGCTGAGAAGCATCGACATGCCTGTGTCGTCGTTGGCGGAGCTGAGCCGCCGCCGCCCCCTGCTGGTATCAAGGCCGGTGCATTGCTTATATTTGCGGTGTTGGGGACACCTCTAGCGGTGACCTACAGCATTCCCTTTGCTATGGCCTCCATATTTTGCAGCAACTCTGGTGGAGGACAAG GGCTTTCTTTGGGAGTCTTGAATATATCCATTGTCATACCACAG ATGCTTGTATCTTTAGCAAGCGGACCATTAGATTCTGCTTTCGGAGGTGGAAACTTACCGGTATTTGTGTTGGGAGCCATTGCTGCTGTAATAAGTGGAATATTGGCAATGACTGTTCTACCATCTCCTCCAGCTGTTCGTGAAACTAATACTGTTGTAGCTGTTGGCTTCCATTAA
- the LOC112170035 gene encoding lysophospholipid acyltransferase LPEAT1 isoform X2 — MESELKDLNSTPASKPSSSAKDDRPLLKPEPAPSVSAEELQELEKKCAAYVRRDAYGTMGRGELSLKEKLLLGVALVTLVPIRVVVSMTLLLFYYLICRICTLFSSPNRDEDEQEDYAHMGGWRRAVIVWCGRSLSRVMLFVLGFYWISETYRIPDPAQQSNPEGKEDSGEAGKPGAIISNHVSYLDILYHMSSSFPSFVAKRSVAELPLVGLISKCLGCVYVQRESKSSDFKGVAGVVTDRVREAHQNKSAPQIMLFPEGTTTNGDFLLPFKTGAFLAKAPVLPVILRYPYQRFSPAWDSISGVRHVIFLLCQFKNRIEVTRLPVYYPSQEEKDDPKLYANNVRKLMASEGSMTLSDIGLAEKRVYHAALNGLFCQC, encoded by the exons atggaaTCGGAGCTCAAGGACCTGAATTCCACACCGGCATCAAAGCCCTCCTCCTCCGCCAAGGACGACCGCCCGCTCCTCAAACCCGAGCCGGCCCCGTCCGTCTCCGCCGAGGAGCTCCAGGAGCTCGAGAAGAAATGCGCCGCCTACGTCCGCAGAGACGCGTACGGCACCATGGGACGCGGCGAGCTGTCGCTCAAGGAGAAGCTCCTACTCGGCGTCGCCCTCGTCACTCTGGTCCCGATACGCGTGGTGGTGAGCATGACGCTCCTCCTCTTCTATTACTTGATTTGTAGGATTTGCAcgctcttctcttctccgaatCGAGACGAGGACGAGCAAGAGGACTACGCGCACATGGGAGGCTGGAGACGCGCCGTGATTGTATGGTGCGGCCGATCCTTATCCAGAGTCATGCTCTTCGTCCTAGGGTTTTATTGGATCAGCGAAACCTATCGGATACCAGACCCTGCTCAACAATCCAACCCTGAG GGAAAAGAGGATAGTGGAGAGGCTGGCAAGCCTGGGGCTATTATATCTAACCATGTATCGTATTTGGATATCTTGTATCACATGTCTTCTTCCTTTCCGAGCTTTGTTGCCAAG AGGTCGGTGGCGGAACTTCCTCTAGTTGGCCTCATCAG CAAGTGCCTCGGTTGTGTCTATGTTCAGCGGGAGTCAAAGTCATCCGACTTCAAGGGTGTTGCAG GTGTTGTGACAGATAGAGTTCGAGAAGCACATCAGAATAAATCTGCACCACAAATTATGCTTTTCCCAG AAGGTACTACTACAAATGGAGACTTTCTTCTGCCATTCAAGACAGGAGCATTTTTGGCTAAAGCTCCGGTGCTTCCAGTGATTCTTAGATATCCTTACCAGAGATTTAGTCCTGCCTGGGACTCGATATCTGGG GTGCGACATGTGATATTTCTTCTCTGTCAATTTAAAAATCGCATAGAGGTCACAAGGTTACCTGTTTACTACCCTTCACAGGAAGAAAAGGATGACCCAAAACTCTACGCTAATAATGTCAGAAAATTGATGGCCAGTGAG GGTAGCATGACTCTGTCGGATATTGGACTTGCTGAGAAGCGGGTATATCATGCTGCGCTTAATG GTTTGTTTTGCCAATGCTAA
- the LOC112170036 gene encoding peroxisomal membrane protein 11A: MESEASTPLLKKETPIVQSKPNNKDFLNHLEAYLAKRDGVDKLLKISRYATKIILASSALPETLTLNHRLKSFESSVGVSRKAFRLGKFVQDVNALRNSHFDSKEELALSLVAYGGEGLYFFVEQFVWLVKSGLIDKKHARSLGLISAWAELVGYLGSVSLKIRDLNRISEDERRVKMSIEVAITRGIKCEEEKERLGKLIQKKLMKRLSVVQDLADALMAVTDIRDGKGHFLGPLSVSIAGLLSALISTHKNWVSC, translated from the coding sequence ATGGAGTCAGAAGCTTCAACTCCCTTGCTAAAAAAGGAAACCCCTATTGTTCAATCGAAGCCGAATAATAAAGACTTCTTGAACCACCTCGAAGCGTACCTCGCAAAGCGAGATGGCGTGGACAAGCTTCTAAAGATATCTAGATACGCCACCAAGATCATACTCGCCTCCTCAGCTCTccccgaaaccctaaccctaaatcACCGCCTCAAGAGCTTCGAGTCGAGCGTCGGGGTCAGCCGCAAGGCCTTCAGGCTCGGCAAGTTCGTCCAAGACGTCAACGCCCTGAGAAATTCGCATTTCGATTCCAAGGAAGAGCTCGCCCTCTCGCTCGTCGCCTACGGCGGCGAGGGGTTGTACTTTTTCGTCGAGCAGTTCGTGTGGCTGGTCAAATCGGGCTTGATTGACAAGAAGCACGCGCGGAGTTTGGGGCTGATCAGCGCGTGGGCGGAGTTGGTTGGGTACTTGGGGAGTGTTTCGTTGAAGATTAGGGATTTGAATCGGATTTCGGAGGACGAGAGGCGCGTGAAGATGAGCATAGAGGTTGCGATTACGAGGGGGATTAAGTGTGAGGAAGAGAAGGAGAGGCTGGGGAAGTTGATTCAGAAGAAACTGATGAAACGACTGTCTGTTGTTCAGGATTTGGCCGATGCGTTAATGGCGGTGACTGATATTCGTGACGGAAAAGGACACTTTCTGGGGCCGCTGTCTGTATCAATTGCAGGGCTATTATCGGCATTGATCAGCACTCATAAGAATTGGGTTTCTTGCTGA
- the LOC112174301 gene encoding sucrose transport protein isoform X2 has translation MEVERVKSPEPSSSISKIVLVASIAAGVQFGWALQLSLLTPYVQQLGVPHKWAAVVWLCGPISGLLVQPIVGYYSDRSTSRFGRRRPFIAGGAGLVAIAVFLIGYAADIGVRSGDSLQKSTKPRAVAVFVVGFWVLDVANNMLQGPCRALLADLSGSDSKKMRTANALYSFFMAVGNVLGYAAGSLNVLHKAFPFTMTKACDIYCANLKSCFFLSIFLLVLLTVLALTLVKETPFEKNAEGAGGGGLLLFGEIFGAFRQLKKPMWILLLVTCMNWVAWFGFLLFDTDWMGKEVYGGVVGKGRLYDMGVRAGSLGLMLNAIVLGAMSLAIVYFARGVDGPKRIWGVANFFLAICLLMTILVTKMAENHRHAHALVGGAEPPPPPPTGVKAGALLIFAVLGIPQAVTFSIPFAMASIFSSNSGAGQDVCVGYKWTPRCFFRRRELTGFCPRSCCSSN, from the exons ATGGAAGTTGAGAGGGTAAAATCTCCGGAGCCGTCAAGCTCTATATCAAAGATAGTGTTGGTAGCCTCAATCGCAGCCGGAGTACAGTTCGGCTGGGCGCTTCAGCTGTCGTTGCTGACGCCCTACGTCCAGCAACTGGGGGTCCCACACAAGTGGGCCGCCGTTGTCTGGCTCTGCGGCCCTATCTCGGGGTTGCTGGTGCAACCCATCGTCGGCTACTACAGCGACCGCAGCACATCTCGTTTCGGGCGCCGCCGACCCTTCATTGCCGGCGGGGCAGGGCTTGTCGCCATAGCAGTTTTTCTGATTGGGTACGCCGCCGACATTGGCGTCCGGTCCGGCGACTCGTTGCAGAAATCCACGAAGCCAAGAGCCGTCGCTGTCTTTGTggtggggttttgggttttagaTGTGGCGAATAACATGCTGCAAGGCCCATGTAGGGCTCTATTGGCGGACCTATCCGGCTCCGACAGCAAGAAGATGAGAACAGCAAATGCGCTCTACTCGTTCTTCATGGCCGTCGGCAACGTCCTGGGGTACGCGGCTGGATCGCTAAACGTTCTTCACAAGGCTTTTCCATTCACCATGACCAAGGCATGCGACATTTACTGCGCCAACCTCAAGAGCTGCTTCTTCCTTTCAATTTTTCTGCTTGTGCTACTCACTGTCTTGGCCCTAACGTTAGTGAAGGAAACACCATTCGAGAAAAATGCCGAGGGAGCAGGAGGAGGAGGTCTGTTATTGTTCGGTGAAATTTTTGGTGCTTTTCGACAGTTGAAGAAGCCCATGTGGATCCTTCTTCTGGTAACTTGCATGAATTGGGTGGCGTGGTTCGGCTTTTTACTGTTTGATACTGACTGGATGGGCAAGGAAGTTTACGGCGGCGTCGTCGGCAAAGGACGTCTTTATGACATGGGAGTCCGGGCAGGATCGCTTGGTCTGATGCTCAACGCTATCGTTTTAGGTGCAATGTCGCTCGCAATTGTTTATTTCGCTAGAGGGGTTGATGGGCCGAAAAGGATTTGGGGAGTAGCTAACTTTTTCCTAGCCATCTGCCTCCTAATGACGATACTGGTAACCAAAATGGCCGAGAACCATAGACATGCGCACGCCCTAGTTGGAGGAGCCgagccgccgccgccgccaccgaCTGGAGTTAAAGCTGGTGCATTGCTCATATTCGCTGTGTTGGGGATCCCGCAGGCTGTCACCTTCAGCATTCCGTTTGCAATGGCGTCTATTTTCTCGAGTAACTCCGGTGCTGGCCAAG atgtTTGTGTCGGTTATAAGTGGACCCCTAGATGCTTCTTTCGGCGGAGGGAACTTACCGGCTTTTGTCCTCGGAGCTGTTGCAGCAGTAATTAG